The Labilibaculum sp. sequence TAACTTTTGTTCGAGACCTGTACATATTCAAAGCCTTTATCCTCGTTATCAACTACAAATTCATTCGTGGCTAAAATCCCGTCAAAGGCTTCGCAGGCTCTTATATCATTAAAGAAACTGCCTTTTTTAGTCTCGTCAAACGAACTGAAATCATAAACTAAACTATTGGGAAGATTCTCTGAGATATGTGTTGATACATTCATTCTGCCTGGTTGCGAAGGGAATACAAATCCCACTTCGAGAGCTGAATTCGCCGGTACAAGAATTGTTTTTGTAAAAGCCGGTTTGTCTTCCCCCGGGTTTCTTCGGTTTCGTCTTCGGTTTTGATCATTTAATTCGATACTAACTGAAATAATTCCATCTACTGATTCGGGGTTGGAGATTTTGTATCGAATCTGGTATTTAATGTGATCGCCTTCTTTCACCTTGTAGGTTTGCAGATCTTTAATTAAAAAGCCTGGTAATTTGTTCGTTGTATACCAGTTTTTCACATCGGCTTGAATTGATTCGCCGTTGTTCGCGATAAGCAGACTATCAAAACTGGTAAAGCTAAATTTCCGATGTTGGTTTTCTGCGATATAATTTTTTAGCAGGGAATTGAATTTGTCTTCCCCGTATTTGGCTTTAAAAATAGAGAAGAGATGAATGCCCTTTACTCTAAAAATATCATTTAGGTAGATCTGTTCATTCTCTTCTTTGGATGCTTTAATGCCTGATTTTGTGATCTCTGTTAATGATGCTTTCTTTAGTTCAAGATTAATGCGCTCTTCTTTACTGATTCCATCAAATTGCCAACGGTTTTGTGATTGAGAACCGGCATTTTTTTCTTTCAGATAAACTCCCAACGCAATATTCAGAACCGGAAATTCCTGCGAATACATCTGGGTTGAGTAGCCATAATAGTTGGGGAAAGGAGAATAGGTATTTCTATCAACATTATCGAACTGATACCATTCTGTTGCAGGAGGCATAAAATTTGCACGTACAAACCTTTTAAAAATGCGAGTCTGCAGTTCTTCGTCCGAGACTTCTTCATTATCCCGCTTCATTCTTTTTTCGAATCGGTTCTTTCGCTTTTTAAAATCAGTTTCTTCCATCACAACTCCCTTTTCAGGATAAAAAATGATTTCGGGCTGCACAGCATCACTGCTTATCGACCAAATGTGTTTATCCAATGCAAATTGGATTGGTACTTCAGCCAATGCAAATCGTTTGAACGGATATTCTAAATCTATCTGGGTTTCGTACTCATTTTTTAATTCTCTGATTAGTGATGGCAAACTATCTTGTATCACATCAAAATGCTTCAGGAAAAATTCATTTCCCCTAATGTTGTAAATTGAATATTCAACGGAATCAACTTGAATGCTGTGTTGAAGATAATTACCAATCAGCAGACTGATTTTGGGTAAGGCTGATTCCGGATGAAATGCAAAAACACCATCTTCAATTTTTGTTACCTCTCCCTGCGAAACGGGAATCAGATTATTCGATGTTTTAACTTTTAAAGTAAAATTTGTGAAATCGGGAGAATGCAATGCTGGATTATTGGAGGCATATCCAACTCCTGCAATAGGATACCATAAAGCATCACTGGTGAGACATACAAAATCATCTTTCAGGTAAGAGAATCGCTTTCGAATGCGAAACATTTCTGCTGTAAAATTGTCTTTGGTTAATTCAGGATTTAAATCCAAAAAATGAGTTCGTTCATCTATCGATCCGCTGTAAATAACATCTAATTTTGTGCTTTCATTTTTTAGCAAATGTTGGCCCGGAACAATTTTCAGCAGATGAGTTTGTCTTGTAAAATTCAGATTCTTACCATTCTGAAGAACAGAGCTTACTTTCAAATCAGGATTTAAACTAAAAAGAAGCGTGTCCAAATTTGAACCGGAATGATTACGAATTTCAAGTTTGACTTTTACAGCGATTTCTTCACCTGTGTGAGTAAAATTTATATCGCACGTGGTAACTTCAGGCTTAGGGAATGCAATATATTTGTTGTTCAGAGCAATCATTTCGTTTTTAAACTCCTGATTGCTGATGTTAATATCGATGTATTTCTTAGTTAATAATCCCCCAATCAGAAAACTGAATAAAGCCAAATATATAGGAAGGGAAACCAATCTTTTCGATTGAGGCAAGCGATTTAATTTGGATATGGTAAAGAGGATAAAGCCGATTCCCAGGAAAAAATAAATTCCCCGGTGAATAGCTACTTCTTTTAAATTTCCAAATCCACCAATGGTCGAATTCATCATTGGCACCTGGTAGGCAATGTAATCGAACAGATGATAGAATTTGGTATTTAAGTAGAAGATACTTAGAGCAATGTATCCTAACAGAATGATGAAAGTAATGGCTTGGTTTTTTAAAATGATCATTAAAAAGAACGCCAGACCGAGAATGTAAACGAGGGTAGGTATTGATATTAAAAGTGGATAGTAAAATACTACCCATGCACTTTGTGAAGAATCGTTACTTAAAAAAGAGAATCCTATTCCCATTAATAAAATAATGAAATTGAGGATGACGAAAACGCTTATAATTCCGAGGGTTTTTCCTAGAATATATTCACTGTTGGTCATCGATCGCGCATAGATTACTTCTACGGTATCGTTTTTACTGTCTACAATTGCCTGACCCAAATTTAGAATGATCAGATTGGCATAAGGTATTGCGGCAGGGAGTGCGCGGTAGATCCAAGGTGCTCCACTATTTTCTACAAATGCTACAACATTAAAAATTCCAATAAACAGGACGGAGAGTCCGGCAAAGATTCTAAAAAACCAAGATCGAAGAAGAGTTCTGGTTTCGTACTTGGCTACAGTGCGTATGGTGTTGAGAGAGATCATTTTTAATTTGCTAGATTAGTGCCGAAGACATTTCCATGAAATAAACGTATGCATGTTCCAGATTTGGTTCCAGCTCAATTGCATTGGTAAATTTACTGCCGTCTCCAATTAGTTGAACTTCCCAACCTTCTTGAGTTGGAATCGTTGAAACTACAGGATATTTATCTTTTATCAGATCGTATTCATAGCCAGATGTATTTACTTGCCAAACATGTCCGCGGGCTTTTTCGATAAGAGCTTCAGGTGTTCCTTTAAAAGCAACTTGTCCGTTGTCCGATAATATATTTCGAAACCGAATTCTTTCTTCCGGATCAAGACCGGTTGTTGGTTCATCAACTACGATGATTTTTGGATCACCAATCAAGGTTTGGGCAATTCCCAATCTTCGTTTCATACCTCCGGAGAGTTTATTTGCATCCCGTTCCCGAACATCAAATAAACCTACTTTGTCAAGCCATTCATCAACTTTATCTTTTCTTGTGCTTTTATTTTTTATTCCGGAGAGTGAGGCGGCATAATCCAAAAATTCCCATGTTTTCAGTTTTGAGAAAAAACGAAAGTCCTGTGGCAGATAGCCCAACATGCTTCTGATTTCTTTTCGGTTTTTTTCCAAATCAAACGAATCAATGGAAACAGAACCCATGCTTGGTTTCATTAAAGTCACTAAAATTCTCATTAAACTTGATTTCCCCGCACCATTTGGACCCAGTAGTCCAAACATTCCAGTACCAATTTCCAGATTTACATTGTCCAGTGCTTTTTTTCCGTTTGGATAAATTTTACTTAGTTCCTGAATATTGATTTGCATCTGTTTGTTGGTTTCAAAGTAAATAAGCTAGAATAATCTTAGACAATAAATAGTAGATAAGGTTTAAATAAATTTTTGTCTATCGATCAAATTTACAATTTATGCTTAGTAATGCTTTCTCATCCATTCGTTTTTCGATAAACAGGATAGTTTACCTGTTCTACACAAAGTATGAGACAAGAAATGCGAACAATAGGTTACAGATTTTATTAATTTAATCTTCTTTCAATTATAAGATAGAATTGGAATAATATTTATTTAAGCGGAGTTAAATTCAGCTATTCTAAATAGCTGGCGGAAAATGATTTTTTTTGATTGCCATATTATGATTATAATGTTAGGAATGGGAAGTGTTCATAAACAAATATTGTTATTTGAAGGATAAAAGAATATATTCTGTGTTATATTGTTTTTTTTTGTAATGTGGTTGTGGTGTATGTGTCTAATTTAGAATTGATTATCTCATTGACTTTCAGTGAGTAAAGTTGTAAATTTAATCTTATTAAAAATAAGGAGGAAATCATGAAGAGGAGAAAGATTTATGACGAAATTGAGCAAATGTTCGGTTTAGTGCCAACAATGTTCAAATCAATTCCTGATTCAACACTGGAATTGGAGTTATTTAAAAGACTTCAACTGGAAGATGGTGCAATTGGTGTTAAAAATCGTGAGTTAATAGGATTGTCAATCGCAGCAGTTTCAAAATGTCGTTATTGTGCATATTTCCATACTGAAATGGCCAGATTAAATGGAGCAACAGATGAGGAAATTGAGGAAGCCATTCATTTTGCAAAAGCATCAGCAGGTTGGAGTGCTTATATTAATGGAATGCAGCTGGATTTTAATGATTTTAAAAAGGAAATTGATCTTGCTTGTGATCATGTCCGTGATTTGCATCTACAGCATTAATACAATAATTAATTTGGAGTAATTGATTATTGATTGTGAAAATAATAGAAGGAGATCTTTTTAATAGATTTCCTTCTTTTTGTTTATTATACTTATCTTTATTAAGATTAATAACAAACAACAGGAACGACAATGAGAGTTTTTTTTAATAATGATTCATCGGATAAGCTGGAATATACACCCTTGGAATTGGCACAGGAAATGGAAAAAAGGCAGGATCTTCTGATGCTTGATGTGCGTGAGCATACAGAGATAAAAATTTGTCATTTGAAAGATGCAATGCACGTTCCTATGGGACAAATTCCTAATAAACTGGAAGATTTGCCTAAGAATAAGGATTTGTTTGTATTTTGTCACATGGGAGTGCGCAGTAAACAGGTGATGAATTATTTGCGAAAAAATGGGTTTTCCCGTGTATTTAATTTAAAAGGAGGTATTGATCGTTGGTCGGTTGAGGTGGATCCAAAGGTTCAGAGATATCGATAAAGTATACATTTTAAGGAGCCTCATTCATAATTGAAATGAGGCTCTTTTATGCTGTGGTTTCTATTTTATAAATATGCTTTGTTTGAGAACAATGGGTTCACCATTTTCAGAAATTCCTTCAACAATTAATTCATACTCACCTTTCACATCACTTGCTGTAAATTCTAACTTAAAATCCTGTTCTTTGCCCAGTGTAATATTTGGCTCCCAGAGTAAATCAGTCCTGAAATCGGGCATAAATTTATCAGAAGAACTTGGTTTGTTAGCTAAAGAATAACTTGATGTGAATAAAGGCAGATAATATCGTTCTGTGTTTATTGGCAATTGGTCTATCTTACAATCTTTATCTTTGGAAATGACATGTATGATTCCGTAAAAATGGGATTTTCCATAAAAATATTCATATGGCATCACCTCAATCCTGTCAATTTCCGAGGGTCTTTTATTTAGAATAATTCTTGGGTTGGATATTATTAATCCATCGTAAAGAATTAATGGAGCAGGCTTCATAACTTTTAATTGATCAGGACTATATACATTGAAAAAGGTTTCTTTTTTTCGGTAACTAATTTTAACGGGAGAAATAAATTCATGGAAGTATTCCTCCAAAGAGTCCAAACGAATAAAGTTGTCGATTTTTGTTGAAGAATATGGTTTCCCAAAGAAGTTACTCTCTCCGCGATACAAGCATGTATCTTTTAATTCTGTATAAGTTTTCTGATTATAGATGGTTCGGATTCTATAATTTTCATAAAGTTTTTTTAGAAAGTCTATTTGGTCTTGATTTAAATCAGATTTTTTCCATTGTACAGATGCAAAACCTTTTTGGTTGAATTTTTCTTTTAGTTGGATAGAGCATTCTTCGAAGTTATTATCGTTAAGTTGAATGGATATATCATGCAATCCTTTTTTTAATGGAAGCTGAAAGAAAAATTTACCATCTTGATGTGTTCTAAATGTGCTTATATCAGCATATTCACCAATTTTTGACAGGTAAACATTTTT is a genomic window containing:
- a CDS encoding rhodanese-like domain-containing protein, whose protein sequence is MRVFFNNDSSDKLEYTPLELAQEMEKRQDLLMLDVREHTEIKICHLKDAMHVPMGQIPNKLEDLPKNKDLFVFCHMGVRSKQVMNYLRKNGFSRVFNLKGGIDRWSVEVDPKVQRYR
- a CDS encoding ATP-binding cassette domain-containing protein; protein product: MQINIQELSKIYPNGKKALDNVNLEIGTGMFGLLGPNGAGKSSLMRILVTLMKPSMGSVSIDSFDLEKNRKEIRSMLGYLPQDFRFFSKLKTWEFLDYAASLSGIKNKSTRKDKVDEWLDKVGLFDVRERDANKLSGGMKRRLGIAQTLIGDPKIIVVDEPTTGLDPEERIRFRNILSDNGQVAFKGTPEALIEKARGHVWQVNTSGYEYDLIKDKYPVVSTIPTQEGWEVQLIGDGSKFTNAIELEPNLEHAYVYFMEMSSALI
- a CDS encoding carboxymuconolactone decarboxylase family protein, translating into MKRRKIYDEIEQMFGLVPTMFKSIPDSTLELELFKRLQLEDGAIGVKNRELIGLSIAAVSKCRYCAYFHTEMARLNGATDEEIEEAIHFAKASAGWSAYINGMQLDFNDFKKEIDLACDHVRDLHLQH